Proteins from a single region of Sus scrofa isolate TJ Tabasco breed Duroc unplaced genomic scaffold, Sscrofa11.1 Contig2674, whole genome shotgun sequence:
- the LOC110258657 gene encoding olfactory receptor 18-like — PMYFFLSILSMADLSFTSTTVPKMLLDIQTHSRVISYVGCLIQLTLFNLFRCLDSALLCVMAYDRFVAICYPLHYQVIMNPRLCSLLVLGSFLFSLLDSQLHCAIMSHLTFCTKVEIPHFFCDPPQLLKLACDDTSTHKVMMYSIGAIFGGIPLSGIFFTYSQILSSILRGPSSGGRYKAFSTCGSHLAVVCLFYGTGLGVYLSSAVSHSPRNDAAASVVYTVVTPMLNPFIYSLRNREIKRDLQKLFNRTT; from the coding sequence cccatgtacttcttcctctccattctGTCCATGGCTGACCTCAGCTTTACCTCTACCACAGTCCCAAAGATGCTTTTGGACATTCAGACTCACAGCAGAGTCATCTCCTATGTGGGATGCCTGATTCAGTTGACTCTCTTTAATCTTTTCAGGTGTTTGGACAGTGCGCTTCTGTGTGTGATGGCTTATGATCGGTTTGTAGCTATCTGTTATCCCCTGCACTACCAGGTCATCATGAACCCCCGCCTCTGTAGCCTGCTGGTCCTGGGGTCTTTTCTGTTCAGCCTTTTGGACTCCCAGCTGCACTGTGCGATTATGTCACATCTTACCTTTTGTACCAAAGTGGAAAttcctcatttcttctgtgaccctcCTCAACTCCTCAAGCTTGCCTGTGATGATACCTCCACCCATAAAGTAATGATGTACTCCATTGGTGCCATCTTTGGTGGAATTCCCCTTTCAGGGATCTTTTTCACTTATTCACAAATactttcctccattctgagaggCCCCTCATCAGGTGGGAGgtacaaagccttctccacctgtggctctcacctggctgttgtttgcttattttatggaacaggccTTGGGGTGTACCTCAGCTCAGCTGTCTCACATTCTCCCAGAAATGATGCAGCGGCCTCAGTGgtgtacacagtggtcacccccatgctgaaccccttcatctacagcctgaggaacagggaaATCAAGAGGGACTTACAGAAGCTCTTCAATAGAACAACCTAA